A genome region from Paludibacterium sp. B53371 includes the following:
- a CDS encoding carcinine hydrolase/isopenicillin-N N-acyltransferase family protein: protein MSPLSRTALTLMICLPLSAAACTLWGVTGSQAPMTLIAKNRDWRPDHQQSLRLVKPVHGLPYVGLFADGGRAPGLKAGVNRAGLVVVSASASSLTRAQRDASSGEQGVMRRILAQDADLDAVEQHAAQWFAHARPMFLLLADRHGLMQVEIGLNGRYALSRQRDGSMAHTNHYFDPALVDGAQRIGQSSRVRLARVRSLIAGHQGPWAIADFQRISHDQHDGPDDSLWRHGREDTLAGWQVALPAQAAPQLWLRLANPGAPVRDLQLTLDEAFWRQAAQTLAGAAGR, encoded by the coding sequence ATGTCGCCGTTATCCCGAACCGCCCTGACCCTGATGATCTGCCTGCCGCTGTCTGCTGCCGCCTGTACCCTGTGGGGGGTGACAGGCTCACAGGCGCCGATGACGCTGATCGCCAAGAATCGCGACTGGCGGCCGGATCACCAGCAGTCGCTGCGGCTGGTGAAACCGGTACATGGCCTGCCCTATGTCGGGCTGTTCGCCGATGGCGGCCGGGCGCCCGGGCTGAAGGCCGGCGTGAATCGTGCCGGCCTGGTGGTGGTGAGTGCCTCGGCCAGCAGTCTGACGCGCGCGCAGCGCGACGCCAGCAGCGGCGAACAGGGGGTGATGCGCCGCATTCTGGCGCAGGACGCGGATCTGGATGCCGTCGAACAGCATGCCGCGCAGTGGTTCGCCCATGCCCGGCCGATGTTTCTGCTGCTGGCCGACCGCCACGGACTGATGCAGGTGGAGATCGGTCTGAATGGCCGCTATGCCCTCAGTCGGCAGCGCGATGGCAGCATGGCGCATACCAATCATTATTTCGACCCTGCCCTGGTGGACGGCGCTCAGCGTATCGGCCAGAGCAGCCGCGTGCGGCTGGCGCGGGTGCGCAGTCTGATCGCCGGGCATCAGGGGCCGTGGGCGATCGCCGACTTTCAGCGGATCAGTCATGACCAGCACGATGGCCCGGATGACAGCCTGTGGCGCCATGGTCGCGAAGATACCCTGGCCGGCTGGCAAGTGGCGCTGCCGGCGCAGGCGGCGCCGCAACTGTGGCTGCGGCTGGCCAACCCCGGGGCGCCGGTGCGTGATCTGCAGCTGACCCTGGACGAGGCCTTCTGGCGGCAAGCCGCCCAGACCCTGGCCGGGGCGGCCGGGCGTTGA
- a CDS encoding MFS transporter — protein MSLPRSTEPARLVAGTPAFWRTARGMFAGGFATFAMLYCLQPLMPQFSQAFGISAASASGVLSASTASLAFGLLPASWLADRVGRKPLMGAALALAALLTLACALTTGFGQLLLLRALVGLALSGLPATAMAYLAEEMEPASLGRVMGLYVGGNALGGMSGRFLSSLVVEHFSWRVALLLIGLLGAGSAWVFWHNLAPSRHFRPQRTRLGDMAQAARAHLADAGLPWLFLTSFALMGCFVSVYNYLGFRLAAAPYLLSPGTIGLVFSLYMVGSVSSAWAGRLSDRVGRRNVLWLTQCVVLAGLGLTLADSLWLIIAGLTLCTIGFFAGHSVASSWVGLRARQGRALASALYLACYYLGGSIIGSVSGLAFGARGWPGVILLLALLQLLALALAWRLRRLTPLAPTQSP, from the coding sequence ATGTCCTTGCCCCGCAGCACCGAACCCGCCCGTCTGGTCGCCGGCACCCCCGCCTTCTGGCGCACGGCACGCGGCATGTTTGCCGGCGGCTTCGCCACCTTTGCCATGCTCTACTGCCTGCAGCCCCTGATGCCGCAGTTCAGCCAGGCCTTCGGGATCAGTGCGGCCAGCGCCAGCGGCGTGTTGTCCGCCTCGACCGCCAGCCTGGCCTTCGGCCTGCTGCCGGCCAGCTGGCTGGCCGATCGGGTCGGCCGCAAGCCGCTCATGGGCGCGGCGCTGGCACTGGCCGCCCTGCTGACCCTGGCTTGCGCACTGACCACCGGCTTTGGCCAGCTGCTGCTGCTTCGCGCACTGGTCGGACTGGCCCTGTCCGGCCTGCCGGCCACCGCCATGGCCTATCTGGCAGAAGAAATGGAGCCTGCCTCGCTCGGTCGGGTGATGGGGCTGTATGTGGGCGGCAATGCCCTGGGCGGGATGAGCGGTCGCTTTCTGTCGTCGCTGGTGGTGGAGCACTTCAGCTGGCGCGTGGCACTGCTGCTGATCGGTTTGCTGGGCGCCGGCAGTGCCTGGGTGTTCTGGCACAACCTGGCGCCATCGCGGCATTTCCGGCCGCAACGCACGCGACTGGGCGACATGGCACAGGCCGCACGCGCGCATCTGGCCGATGCCGGGCTGCCATGGCTGTTTCTGACCTCGTTTGCCCTGATGGGCTGCTTCGTCAGTGTCTACAACTATCTCGGCTTCCGCCTGGCAGCGGCCCCCTATCTGCTGAGTCCCGGCACCATCGGGCTGGTGTTCAGCCTGTACATGGTCGGCTCCGTGTCGTCGGCCTGGGCCGGGCGCCTGTCCGATCGGGTCGGGCGACGCAATGTGCTGTGGCTGACCCAGTGCGTCGTCCTGGCCGGCCTCGGCCTGACACTGGCCGACAGCCTGTGGCTCATCATCGCCGGACTGACACTCTGCACCATCGGCTTCTTTGCCGGCCACTCGGTGGCCAGCAGCTGGGTCGGCCTGCGCGCCCGCCAGGGGCGCGCACTGGCTTCGGCACTGTATCTGGCTTGTTACTATCTGGGCGGCAGTATCATCGGATCGGTCTCCGGTCTGGCCTTCGGGGCACGCGGCTGGCCGGGTGTCATCCTGCTGCTCGCGCTGTTGCAGCTACTGGCGCTGGCGCTGGCCTGGCGCCTGCGCCGGCTGACGCCGCTGGCACCGACTCAGTCGCCCTGA
- a CDS encoding multidrug effflux MFS transporter — MSSSLRRLDTATLSALLLILFNPLGVDLYLPALPAIEQSLGGHASVSISVFVFSLGLGQLLFGPLADRIGRRPVALSGLLLYALSALLASHSQQLGSFLLLRLTQGLGASASAVCAFAVIRDCFDGDAAARRYNLLNGTLNIVPALAPALGGWLTQGWGWPLCFELLAGAALLASLWLGWRMPETRVIRVAHARPLPLARVLTHPAMLRYGFCCCAALGLIISYVTLAPAVLIARGGLSGAAFGLLFGANALLIMAASFISLRTIGRFKLRHVLRFGLLLMLLAGLLMWLLAARQGAWHYMLPVGVLGIGFACTLGPASSLAMAPFGEMAGRAAAVVGCAQMLFASLLSATLAALPWPAEWALGGGIIVLSGVGLLLLRDRQGD; from the coding sequence GTGTCCTCCTCTCTGCGCCGACTTGATACGGCCACCCTGTCCGCCCTGCTGCTGATCCTGTTCAATCCGCTGGGGGTCGATCTGTATCTGCCGGCGCTGCCTGCCATTGAACAATCGCTGGGGGGCCATGCCTCGGTCAGCATCAGTGTGTTTGTGTTCAGTCTCGGGCTGGGGCAATTGCTGTTCGGCCCGCTGGCCGACCGGATTGGCAGGCGGCCGGTGGCTTTGTCCGGCCTGCTGCTTTATGCCCTCAGCGCCCTGTTGGCCAGTCACAGTCAGCAGCTGGGCAGTTTTCTGCTGCTGCGGCTGACGCAGGGGCTGGGCGCCAGTGCCAGTGCGGTGTGCGCCTTTGCCGTAATCCGCGACTGCTTCGATGGTGATGCCGCCGCTCGCCGTTACAACCTGCTCAATGGCACGCTGAACATTGTCCCGGCGCTGGCGCCGGCGCTCGGTGGCTGGCTGACGCAGGGCTGGGGCTGGCCGCTCTGCTTTGAACTGCTGGCCGGCGCGGCCTTGCTGGCCTCGCTGTGGCTGGGCTGGCGTATGCCGGAAACGCGCGTCATCCGGGTTGCGCATGCTCGCCCGCTGCCGCTGGCTCGGGTACTGACCCACCCGGCCATGCTGCGTTATGGCTTCTGCTGCTGCGCGGCACTGGGGCTGATCATCAGCTATGTCACGCTGGCGCCGGCGGTGCTGATTGCCCGCGGCGGGCTGTCCGGCGCGGCGTTTGGCCTGCTGTTCGGGGCCAATGCCCTGCTGATCATGGCGGCCAGCTTCATCAGCCTGCGTACCATCGGCCGCTTCAAGCTGCGTCATGTCTTGCGCTTCGGGCTGTTGTTGATGTTGCTGGCCGGCCTGTTGATGTGGCTGTTGGCCGCCCGGCAGGGCGCGTGGCACTACATGCTGCCGGTGGGCGTGCTGGGGATCGGGTTCGCCTGCACGCTGGGTCCGGCCAGCAGTCTGGCCATGGCACCGTTCGGCGAGATGGCCGGGCGCGCCGCCGCGGTGGTGGGCTGTGCACAGATGCTGTTTGCCTCGCTGCTGTCGGCGACGCTGGCGGCCCTGCCCTGGCCGGCTGAATGGGCGCTGGGCGGTGGCATCATTGTGCTCAGTGGGGTCGGCTTGCTGCTGTTGCGGGATCGTCAGGGCGACTGA
- a CDS encoding helix-turn-helix transcriptional regulator translates to MEIENAVELLAALGHASRLAVFRLLVEAGPQGLHASAIAAQLAMAPATLSFHLAHLSRVGLIRGQRASRFIHYSANYESVDGLIAFLTQNCCQGSPCLTTTACCTPADRPETMQNV, encoded by the coding sequence ATGGAAATAGAAAATGCGGTCGAATTGCTGGCAGCCCTCGGGCATGCCTCACGCCTGGCGGTCTTTCGCCTGCTGGTCGAAGCGGGACCACAAGGTCTGCACGCCAGTGCCATTGCCGCCCAATTGGCCATGGCGCCGGCCACGCTGTCCTTCCACCTGGCGCATCTCAGCCGGGTTGGCCTGATCCGTGGTCAGCGCGCCAGCCGTTTCATTCACTACTCAGCCAACTATGAATCGGTCGATGGACTGATCGCCTTTCTGACGCAGAACTGCTGTCAGGGCTCGCCCTGTCTGACGACAACAGCCTGCTGCACGCCAGCCGACCGACCGGAGACCATGCAAAATGTCTGA
- a CDS encoding arsenate reductase ArsC: protein MSDLPTVLVLCTGNACRSQMGEAILNHDLAGRVQAISAGTQPQAQVAEGALTALRMAGLPCEGLRPKSVDTWLDRQIDLVVTVCDHARESCPVFPRRVKQLHVGFHDPHGEPLQQFLAVRDDIRARLVPAVCAALGLEQA from the coding sequence ATGTCTGACCTTCCGACCGTGCTGGTGCTGTGCACCGGCAATGCCTGCCGTTCCCAGATGGGCGAAGCCATTCTGAACCATGACCTGGCGGGGCGGGTACAGGCCATCTCGGCGGGCACCCAGCCCCAGGCGCAAGTGGCCGAGGGGGCACTGACCGCCCTGCGCATGGCCGGATTGCCCTGCGAGGGCTTGCGGCCCAAATCGGTCGATACCTGGCTGGACCGGCAGATTGATCTGGTGGTGACGGTGTGTGATCACGCCCGGGAAAGCTGCCCGGTGTTTCCGCGCCGGGTCAAACAGCTGCATGTCGGTTTTCATGACCCGCATGGCGAGCCTTTGCAGCAATTCCTGGCGGTGCGCGACGACATTCGCGCCCGCCTGGTGCCGGCAGTGTGCGCCGCGCTCGGACTGGAGCAGGCATGA
- the arsB gene encoding ACR3 family arsenite efflux transporter, producing the protein MAQPLRPAMAMNRFERYLSVWVVLCILAGIAAGQWAPGLFHAIGAIEFARVNLPVGLLIWVMIIPMLLKVDFAALHEIRHHVRGIGVTLLVNWLIKPFSMALLGWLFVRQLFAPWLPAGQLDSYIAGLILLAAAPCTAMVFVWSRLAGGDPLFTLSQVAINDTIMVFAFAPIVALLLGISSISVPWGTLLTSVLLYIVLPVTLAQLWRRALLARGQAVFDATLARIAPWSISALLATLVLLFAFQGQAILRQPLVIALLAVPILIQVFFNAALAYWLNRQLGEKHAIAAPSALIGASNFFELAVATAISLFGFESGAALATVVGVLIEVPVMLLVVRVVNGSRDWYEHPRPHLGSR; encoded by the coding sequence ATGGCGCAGCCCCTTCGTCCGGCCATGGCCATGAATCGCTTCGAACGCTATCTGAGCGTGTGGGTTGTCCTCTGCATTCTGGCCGGCATCGCGGCCGGCCAGTGGGCGCCGGGCCTGTTTCATGCCATCGGTGCCATCGAGTTTGCCCGCGTCAATCTGCCTGTTGGGCTGCTGATCTGGGTGATGATCATTCCGATGCTGCTCAAGGTGGACTTTGCCGCCCTGCATGAAATCCGGCACCACGTGCGCGGCATTGGCGTGACCCTGCTGGTCAACTGGCTGATCAAGCCCTTTTCCATGGCCCTGCTCGGCTGGCTGTTCGTGCGTCAGCTATTCGCGCCCTGGCTGCCGGCGGGGCAGCTCGACAGCTATATTGCCGGCCTGATACTGCTGGCGGCCGCGCCCTGCACGGCCATGGTCTTCGTCTGGAGCCGCCTGGCCGGCGGCGACCCGCTGTTCACCCTGTCGCAGGTCGCCATCAACGACACCATCATGGTGTTTGCCTTTGCGCCGATTGTCGCCCTGCTGCTGGGGATATCCTCGATCAGCGTGCCATGGGGCACCTTGCTCACCTCGGTGCTGCTCTACATCGTCTTGCCCGTCACCCTGGCCCAACTCTGGCGTCGAGCCCTGCTGGCCAGAGGACAGGCGGTGTTCGATGCCACCCTGGCCCGCATCGCACCCTGGTCGATATCGGCGCTGCTGGCCACCCTGGTGCTGCTGTTTGCCTTTCAGGGGCAAGCCATCCTGCGCCAGCCGCTGGTGATCGCCTTGCTGGCGGTGCCCATCCTGATTCAGGTGTTTTTCAATGCCGCGCTGGCCTACTGGCTGAACCGGCAATTGGGTGAAAAGCATGCGATTGCCGCGCCGTCCGCGCTGATCGGGGCGTCGAATTTCTTCGAGCTGGCCGTGGCCACGGCCATCAGCCTGTTCGGCTTCGAGTCTGGCGCGGCACTGGCCACCGTGGTCGGCGTGCTGATCGAGGTGCCGGTGATGTTGCTGGTCGTGCGGGTCGTGAATGGCTCCAGAGACTGGTACGAACACCCGCGGCCTCATCTCGGCAGCCGGTGA
- a CDS encoding GNAT family N-acetyltransferase — protein sequence MIITPATSSDWPALEQLFLHTRLATFYWQTPAQLKADNLRQQSEGEAIWLARDATGQLCGFISVWQPDHFIHHLYVAPGHQGQGIGRLLLQSLPDWGRQRYTLKCLQQNLAARAFYDRQGFVQLARGEGPDGAYCLLAHEGRGSMMYDRKTADTMDISPATSAERSAVQAFYTLVGYNGSLRETDLIMVARLHGQLVGAVRLCLEQQTMVLRGMQIHPLHQQQGIGARLLGACIPHLQLATAYCLPYAHLRNFYGHAGFETVSASELPPFLAERLTDCLAQGEPLIAMRRHPSTHR from the coding sequence ATGATCATTACACCTGCGACCAGTAGCGACTGGCCGGCGCTGGAGCAGCTCTTCCTGCACACCCGTCTGGCCACTTTTTACTGGCAAACCCCGGCACAGCTGAAGGCCGACAATTTGCGCCAGCAGAGCGAGGGCGAAGCCATCTGGCTGGCGCGCGACGCGACCGGGCAGTTGTGTGGTTTCATCAGCGTGTGGCAGCCCGATCACTTCATCCACCACCTTTATGTCGCCCCCGGCCATCAGGGCCAGGGCATTGGCCGCCTGCTGCTGCAGTCGTTGCCTGACTGGGGCCGCCAGCGTTACACCCTGAAGTGTCTGCAGCAGAACCTGGCCGCCAGGGCTTTTTATGATCGGCAGGGGTTTGTCCAGCTGGCGCGGGGCGAGGGCCCGGACGGCGCTTATTGCCTGCTGGCGCATGAGGGACGAGGCAGCATGATGTATGACCGCAAGACCGCCGACACAATGGACATCTCGCCCGCCACGTCCGCCGAACGCTCGGCGGTGCAAGCGTTTTACACCCTGGTCGGCTACAACGGCAGCTTGCGTGAGACGGACCTGATCATGGTGGCACGCCTGCATGGACAGCTGGTCGGTGCCGTTCGCCTGTGCCTGGAGCAGCAGACCATGGTGCTGCGCGGCATGCAGATTCATCCCTTGCATCAGCAACAAGGCATCGGTGCGCGCTTGTTAGGTGCCTGCATCCCGCACCTGCAGCTGGCGACTGCCTACTGCCTGCCCTATGCCCACCTGCGCAACTTCTATGGCCATGCCGGCTTCGAAACCGTGTCCGCCAGCGAGCTGCCACCATTCCTCGCCGAGCGACTCACCGACTGCCTGGCACAGGGAGAACCCCTGATTGCCATGCGCCGCCACCCCAGCACCCACCGTTGA
- a CDS encoding amino acid ABC transporter substrate-binding protein gives MNRFAPRLLLLVLPLLAASAHAADALAQIKAAGVLKIGTEGSYPPFTFHDASGKLVGFDVELAEALAQKLGVKPQFVEGKWDGLIAGLDVARYDVVINEVSITPARQTKYDFSAPYIVSKAALIVRSDNHSIKSFADLKGKKSPNSLTSNFARLAQANGAEVIPVQGFNESVELLLSGRADATINDSLSFFDFKKHQPNAPLKVAAYEANAESAGVVLRKGNPALVSAINQALGQIRADGTYRRLSLKYFGEDVSP, from the coding sequence ATGAATCGATTTGCGCCCCGTTTATTGTTGCTGGTTCTGCCCCTGCTGGCCGCCAGTGCCCACGCCGCCGATGCCCTGGCCCAGATCAAGGCCGCCGGCGTACTGAAAATCGGCACGGAAGGTTCGTACCCCCCCTTCACCTTTCATGACGCCAGCGGCAAGCTGGTTGGCTTTGATGTCGAACTGGCCGAAGCGCTGGCGCAGAAACTCGGCGTCAAGCCGCAGTTTGTCGAAGGCAAATGGGACGGGCTGATTGCCGGGCTGGATGTGGCCCGTTACGACGTGGTCATCAATGAGGTGTCGATCACGCCAGCGCGCCAGACCAAATACGATTTCTCCGCGCCCTATATCGTCTCCAAGGCGGCACTGATCGTGCGCAGCGACAACCACAGCATCAAGTCCTTTGCCGACCTGAAAGGCAAGAAATCACCCAATTCACTGACCAGCAACTTTGCCCGCCTGGCCCAGGCCAACGGCGCCGAGGTGATCCCGGTGCAGGGATTTAACGAGAGCGTCGAGTTGCTATTGTCCGGACGAGCGGATGCGACCATCAATGACAGTCTGTCCTTCTTTGACTTCAAGAAGCATCAGCCGAATGCCCCGCTGAAAGTCGCCGCCTACGAGGCCAACGCCGAATCGGCCGGCGTGGTGCTGCGCAAGGGCAATCCGGCGCTGGTCAGTGCCATCAATCAGGCACTGGGCCAGATTCGAGCCGATGGCACCTACAGGCGTCTGTCGCTCAAGTACTTTGGCGAAGACGTGTCGCCATGA
- a CDS encoding HAD family hydrolase, whose protein sequence is MQRQTDFSLWANALLFDMDGTLVDSSAVVEKVWHGFAARHGLDAAAVMARIPGRKAEESVALLAPPGVDVAAEAARLTAEEVADTEGIVALPGAARLLAALPDHAWALVTSAPRVLAEARMRAAGLPLPAVMICGEEVERGKPDPEGYLKAAQRLKVAPADCVVFEDAPAGLQAGLAAGMQVVALAGTLPSAQLADFCWLTDYRDLQLQQQNGRFCLSRTRPLVQVEPVMATRLRQST, encoded by the coding sequence ATGCAAAGGCAAACTGATTTTTCCCTGTGGGCGAATGCCCTGCTGTTTGACATGGACGGCACGCTGGTCGATTCCAGCGCGGTCGTGGAAAAGGTCTGGCATGGCTTTGCCGCCCGCCACGGGCTGGATGCCGCCGCGGTCATGGCGCGTATTCCCGGCCGCAAGGCGGAGGAAAGTGTGGCCCTGCTGGCGCCTCCCGGGGTGGATGTCGCGGCCGAGGCGGCACGGCTGACGGCGGAAGAAGTGGCCGATACCGAGGGCATTGTCGCCTTGCCGGGCGCCGCACGCCTGCTGGCCGCGCTGCCGGATCATGCCTGGGCGCTGGTCACCTCGGCGCCCAGGGTGCTGGCCGAAGCCCGCATGCGGGCCGCCGGGCTGCCGCTGCCGGCGGTGATGATTTGCGGCGAGGAGGTGGAACGCGGCAAGCCGGACCCTGAGGGTTATCTGAAGGCGGCGCAGAGGCTCAAGGTGGCCCCCGCTGACTGTGTGGTGTTCGAAGACGCGCCGGCGGGTCTGCAGGCGGGTCTGGCTGCCGGCATGCAGGTGGTGGCGCTGGCCGGCACCTTGCCGTCCGCACAGCTGGCCGACTTCTGCTGGCTCACCGATTACCGCGATCTGCAGCTGCAACAGCAAAACGGCCGCTTCTGCCTGAGCAGAACGCGGCCGCTGGTGCAGGTGGAGCCGGTCATGGCGACACGTCTTCGCCAAAGTACTTGA
- the sgrR gene encoding HTH-type transcriptional regulator SgrR — MLSARLSQQYQRLYQAHGGQTVQTTLQQLADTLHCTRRHMRNLLALMQAQGWIEWQSRAGRGGRSQLVFCHTPDQLQRERAGQLLAQGRLEQAVDLLEDRDALSSLLLSRLGQRWEQGRQVLTVPYYRPLHHLLPGTPLRRTERHLAGQLFSGLTRLNEEKGEIEADLAHHWYAHTPLEWHFHLRPSVQWHDGSRLEIGQVVAALQRLMTQPLFRHWRAVRILSPRCLAIELHEPDGWLPWLLADASAMIVPPEASTRPDFARLPVGTGPYRVQINDNYQLKLQAFDDYFGYRALLDEVDILIVPDLIDGSALHERRSSCELKVQVKAGDASQARDEMVCEQGCHFLLFDGRSARMHSAPLRQWLSQELTPLGLIAGLTPEVRRYWTPAAGLLPQWFHGQMAQTATPPQPTLTLRLAYHAEQPDYPIVADLMQQRLAAQGVQLECHCLPYDAWDQGEGEFDLWLGSINFAGNPEYAVAAWLLGTPLLRHGLEAAGTLPLASWHSAWRRGEVTAQALAAEVVQSGWLLPLFHHWFRLQGSHQMQGVRLNSLGWFDFKSAWLAPSA; from the coding sequence ATGCTATCCGCACGGCTGAGCCAGCAGTATCAGCGTCTGTACCAGGCCCATGGCGGGCAAACCGTACAGACCACCTTGCAGCAACTGGCCGATACCCTGCATTGCACCCGGCGCCATATGCGCAACCTGCTGGCGCTGATGCAGGCACAGGGCTGGATCGAGTGGCAGTCGCGAGCCGGCCGCGGCGGCCGTTCGCAGCTGGTGTTCTGCCATACCCCGGACCAGCTGCAGCGCGAGCGCGCCGGCCAATTGCTGGCGCAGGGACGCCTGGAACAAGCCGTCGATCTGCTGGAAGATCGCGATGCGCTGTCCTCGCTGTTGCTGTCGCGACTGGGGCAGCGCTGGGAGCAGGGGCGCCAGGTCCTGACCGTGCCCTACTACCGGCCGCTGCATCACCTCTTGCCCGGAACCCCGCTGCGGCGAACCGAGCGCCATCTGGCCGGCCAGCTGTTCAGCGGCCTGACCCGACTAAATGAGGAAAAAGGGGAAATCGAGGCGGATCTGGCGCACCACTGGTATGCCCATACTCCGCTTGAATGGCACTTTCATCTACGCCCCTCGGTACAGTGGCATGACGGCTCGCGGCTGGAGATCGGACAAGTCGTGGCCGCCCTGCAGCGCCTGATGACACAACCGCTGTTTCGCCACTGGCGGGCAGTGCGCATCCTGTCGCCGCGCTGCCTGGCCATCGAGCTGCACGAACCGGATGGCTGGCTGCCCTGGCTGCTGGCCGATGCCAGCGCCATGATCGTCCCGCCCGAGGCGTCGACCCGGCCCGACTTCGCGCGCCTGCCGGTGGGCACCGGCCCCTACCGCGTGCAGATCAATGACAACTACCAGCTCAAGCTGCAGGCCTTCGACGACTATTTTGGCTACCGGGCCCTGCTGGACGAGGTGGATATCCTGATCGTGCCGGATCTGATCGATGGCTCGGCCCTGCATGAGCGGCGCTCTTCCTGCGAACTGAAGGTCCAGGTCAAGGCCGGCGATGCCAGCCAGGCGCGTGACGAGATGGTGTGCGAGCAGGGCTGCCACTTCCTGTTGTTTGACGGCCGCTCGGCGCGCATGCACTCGGCACCGCTGCGGCAATGGCTGAGCCAGGAACTGACCCCGCTGGGCCTGATCGCCGGCCTGACGCCCGAAGTGCGCCGCTACTGGACCCCGGCCGCCGGTCTGCTGCCGCAATGGTTTCATGGCCAGATGGCGCAGACAGCCACGCCCCCGCAGCCCACGCTGACCCTGCGCCTGGCTTACCACGCCGAACAGCCGGATTACCCGATCGTGGCCGACCTGATGCAGCAACGACTGGCCGCACAGGGCGTGCAACTCGAATGCCATTGCCTGCCCTACGACGCCTGGGACCAGGGCGAGGGCGAGTTTGACCTCTGGCTGGGCTCCATCAATTTTGCCGGCAATCCGGAATACGCCGTCGCCGCCTGGTTGCTCGGCACGCCGCTGCTGCGCCATGGCCTGGAGGCCGCCGGCACGCTGCCACTGGCCAGCTGGCATTCCGCCTGGCGCCGCGGTGAAGTCACGGCCCAGGCGCTGGCCGCCGAAGTGGTGCAAAGCGGCTGGCTGTTGCCGCTGTTTCATCACTGGTTCCGCCTGCAGGGCAGCCACCAGATGCAGGGGGTGCGGCTCAACAGCCTGGGCTGGTTCGATTTCAAGTCGGCCTGGCTGGCACCGTCAGCCTGA
- a CDS encoding DUF6622 family protein produces MLLIILQHTPIWVFLLLAYLLYAGYLQTRPREVPLARVLILPLVMLGLSLGGLASAFGSALAFACWGGGLVIGLSLWQRRGGVSTARYLPQQRRFWLPGSRWPMLVMLLIFCSKYAVAISLARSPALAQQRDFVMTIALLYGLFSSYFAARLLLLLRLTVPARPT; encoded by the coding sequence ATGCTTCTGATCATTCTGCAGCACACCCCGATCTGGGTGTTTCTGTTGCTGGCTTACCTGCTGTATGCCGGTTATCTGCAAACCCGGCCGCGCGAAGTGCCGCTGGCGCGCGTGCTGATCCTGCCGCTGGTGATGCTGGGGCTGTCGCTGGGCGGGCTGGCCAGTGCCTTTGGCTCGGCGCTGGCTTTTGCCTGCTGGGGCGGTGGTCTGGTGATCGGCCTGAGTCTGTGGCAACGCCGGGGGGGCGTATCGACCGCACGCTATCTGCCGCAGCAACGCCGCTTCTGGCTGCCGGGCAGCCGCTGGCCCATGCTGGTCATGCTGCTGATCTTCTGCAGCAAGTATGCGGTGGCGATCAGCCTGGCGCGCAGCCCGGCGCTGGCGCAGCAACGCGATTTCGTCATGACCATTGCCTTGCTGTACGGGCTGTTCAGCAGCTATTTCGCGGCGCGCCTGCTGCTTTTGCTCAGGCTGACGGTGCCAGCCAGGCCGACTTGA
- a CDS encoding RDD family protein yields the protein MTHAGFWRRLAAFAIDLLLLGTVGQLCGLVAFDQLASLGGWGRLIGLVLSVLYFGVLDSRLGGGQTLGKRLLGIVLYHQAGQRISPVRSALRYLVIALPLEINALSQGPGDGQMGLSMLQAALSLGVGLACLYMMIFNRRQGQWLPDVLCRTLVLRKQPGDLPNPVFWRGHAYAGLSMLALAAALPPMLAHWLNAPVYGELTRVANAVQAVPGVRAIGVQEAQKGGTSPEGAPPTVFLQVSAQVDQRARLTQTMANQVARAALPQMAATDRAGLVIALRYGFNIGIASRWMQYNVSHSPAEWRQLLLKP from the coding sequence ATGACCCATGCTGGATTCTGGCGCCGCCTGGCGGCCTTTGCGATCGATCTGTTGCTGCTGGGCACCGTGGGCCAGCTTTGCGGCCTGGTGGCCTTTGACCAGCTGGCGAGCCTCGGTGGCTGGGGACGTCTGATCGGACTGGTGCTGAGTGTGCTGTATTTCGGCGTACTCGACAGTCGTCTGGGCGGCGGCCAGACACTGGGCAAACGGCTGCTGGGCATCGTGCTCTACCACCAGGCGGGGCAACGGATCAGCCCCGTACGCAGCGCCTTGCGCTACCTGGTGATTGCGCTGCCGCTGGAAATCAACGCCCTCAGCCAGGGGCCGGGCGACGGCCAGATGGGCTTGTCCATGCTGCAAGCGGCATTGAGCCTGGGGGTCGGGCTGGCCTGCCTGTACATGATGATCTTCAACCGCCGGCAGGGACAGTGGCTGCCCGATGTACTGTGCCGCACGCTGGTGCTGCGCAAACAGCCGGGAGACTTGCCGAACCCTGTCTTCTGGCGAGGTCATGCCTATGCCGGGCTGTCCATGCTGGCCCTGGCCGCCGCCTTGCCGCCCATGCTGGCGCACTGGCTCAATGCACCGGTCTATGGAGAGCTGACCCGGGTGGCGAATGCCGTGCAGGCGGTGCCCGGCGTGAGGGCCATCGGCGTGCAGGAGGCACAGAAGGGCGGCACCTCGCCTGAGGGGGCGCCACCGACAGTCTTCCTGCAGGTCTCGGCCCAGGTCGATCAGCGCGCCCGGCTGACGCAGACCATGGCCAATCAGGTGGCGCGCGCGGCGCTGCCGCAAATGGCCGCGACCGATCGTGCCGGACTGGTGATTGCGCTGCGCTACGGCTTCAACATCGGCATCGCCAGCCGCTGGATGCAGTACAACGTCAGCCACAGCCCGGCCGAGTGGCGCCAGTTGCTGCTCAAGCCATAG